From one Nothobranchius furzeri strain GRZ-AD chromosome 2, NfurGRZ-RIMD1, whole genome shotgun sequence genomic stretch:
- the LOC139061550 gene encoding uncharacterized protein isoform X2, with the protein MMKKCLAAFCEKDLTSSSQRMVDESEDLLPGPDSQEMLVLPPSGQKPLVNKRRQPGVMPPKRVSLYGLVDGKPVRINPNGPWNAHVWERIVLVSDGTSHKGTRVARREKILQRITRSTLVKHFDCVRRDVSRGQTRLPCALSHFREGDVDWWWISTPHNDYVQEGEEPRRVVRMQPSPAKVDVPMQEVSPPEFNLRRQLQAAPSVQAIVPPVMNAINPHVYLYPGNLNMQYFPQFMPFNEAWFQGGC; encoded by the exons ATGATGAAGAAGTGTCTGGCTGCATTTTGTGAGAAAGACCTGACCTCAAGTTCACAGAGGATG gttGATGAATCAGAGGATCTATTGCCTGGCCCAGACTCtcaggagatgctggtgctgCCACCCAGTGGACAGAAGCCGCTGGTGAACAAGCGACGTCAGCCTGGGGTGATGCCACCCAAGAGAGTTTCACTTTACGGGCTGGTGGATGGTAAACCTGTAAGGATAAACCCGAATGGACCGTGGAATGCACATGTTTGGGAACGTATTGTGTTGGTCTCTGATGGTACCAGTCATAAAGGGACTCGAGTGGCGAGGAGGGAGAAGATTCTTCAGAGAATTACACGCTCGACTCTAGTTAAGCATTTTGATTGTGTCAGGCGCGATGTGTCACGGGGCCAGACGCGCTTGCCCTGTGCACTCTCTCATTTCAGAGAGGGCGACGTCGACTGGTGGTGGATCAGTACACCCCACAACGACTACGTGCAGGAGGGCGAAGAGCCAAGGCGTGTGGTCAGGATGCAACCATCACCTGCTAAAGTGGACGTTCCGATGCAGGAAGTGAGCCCTCCGGAGTTCAATCTGCGTCGGCAGCTTCAGGCCGCTCCGTCTGTCCAGGCCATAGTACCACCAGTGATGAATGCAATAAATCCACATGTTTACTTGTATCCAGGAAATTTGAATATGCAGTATTTCCCGCAGTTTATGCCATTTAACGAAGCTTGGTttcaaggggggtgttga
- the LOC139061550 gene encoding uncharacterized protein isoform X1, protein MARAESPREVFGEADEDVLITSVDESEDLLPGPDSQEMLVLPPSGQKPLVNKRRQPGVMPPKRVSLYGLVDGKPVRINPNGPWNAHVWERIVLVSDGTSHKGTRVARREKILQRITRSTLVKHFDCVRRDVSRGQTRLPCALSHFREGDVDWWWISTPHNDYVQEGEEPRRVVRMQPSPAKVDVPMQEVSPPEFNLRRQLQAAPSVQAIVPPVMNAINPHVYLYPGNLNMQYFPQFMPFNEAWFQGGC, encoded by the exons ATGGCCCGTGCAGAATCTCCACGTGAGGTATTTGGAGAAGCAGATGAGGATGTGCTGATTACCTCG gttGATGAATCAGAGGATCTATTGCCTGGCCCAGACTCtcaggagatgctggtgctgCCACCCAGTGGACAGAAGCCGCTGGTGAACAAGCGACGTCAGCCTGGGGTGATGCCACCCAAGAGAGTTTCACTTTACGGGCTGGTGGATGGTAAACCTGTAAGGATAAACCCGAATGGACCGTGGAATGCACATGTTTGGGAACGTATTGTGTTGGTCTCTGATGGTACCAGTCATAAAGGGACTCGAGTGGCGAGGAGGGAGAAGATTCTTCAGAGAATTACACGCTCGACTCTAGTTAAGCATTTTGATTGTGTCAGGCGCGATGTGTCACGGGGCCAGACGCGCTTGCCCTGTGCACTCTCTCATTTCAGAGAGGGCGACGTCGACTGGTGGTGGATCAGTACACCCCACAACGACTACGTGCAGGAGGGCGAAGAGCCAAGGCGTGTGGTCAGGATGCAACCATCACCTGCTAAAGTGGACGTTCCGATGCAGGAAGTGAGCCCTCCGGAGTTCAATCTGCGTCGGCAGCTTCAGGCCGCTCCGTCTGTCCAGGCCATAGTACCACCAGTGATGAATGCAATAAATCCACATGTTTACTTGTATCCAGGAAATTTGAATATGCAGTATTTCCCGCAGTTTATGCCATTTAACGAAGCTTGGTttcaaggggggtgttga